GCGGCCACAGCATCTATCTCGGTTTCCTCAAGGAGCTGATCGCGCGCTCCTCGCTCATCATCCTGCTCTACCGCCGTCACGACACCCCGGCCTGCGGTACCGATCATCACGCCGGCATCGTCGCCGCGATCCGAAAACGCGACAGAGAGGCCGCGCGCGCGCAAATGCTGTCACATCTGACCGAGATCGAGGCCGAGCTGTTCCTGAAAGATCCCGCGGCCGACGAACTGCGGCTCGCGGACGTGCTTGGGGTCTGACCCGAACGGATCGCGAGCGCCAGGAGGATCGCAGCCGGAGCTGCGGCCCCGATTCAGTGGCTGAACTCGCGTTCTGCGGCGAGCCGTCCCTCCGGGGTGATCTCGTAGTCGCCGTTTCGCTTTGTCATCAGCCCTGACCTGACCATCTCACGCGCAAGCTGTACCGAGCAGACCGGATTGTTGCCCCCTGGGTAGTACAGCCTGTCGTTTCGGACCAGCAAATGGCCGTACAATTGAGCCTGACGCAATGCCCTGCGCATCCCGGGTGATGGATTTGCCATGCCGGTTTAAGCGCCAGCGCGATGAAGGTTCCTAATGGACGTGGGGACCGCAAGGGCGTTTTCCCTCGGCGGGGCAGGTAGTGGAGCAGGCAGGAACCCTCGTTCTGCCGTCGCCTTCATTGGCCGCAGCCCCGGCGAGGAGCAGCTCTTCCTCGTCAGCGGCGACTCTGGACAGGGCATCACGGCGAGTGAGCTCGCGGCCGTCGAACGTCTGCGTCTGCGGCCAGGGGAGGGGCGCATTGTCCGCAGCTGCCTGAAAAAGATCGCGGCGTGCCGGGACCGGAACGGACATTTGCAACTGCATTCGGCAAGCTGCACCCATCTCGGCTGCGTCGTGCACTGGAATGCGCTGGAGCAGTGTTGGGACTGCCCGTGCCACGGGTCGCAGTTTGCACCCGCGGCACCGCGCTCAACGGCCCAGCTGTTTCGCCGCTCGGCGAGGTCGACAAGCCCGCCAATCTTGAAGCCGCGGAGTGAGCGGCAGTCCCGTAGGAAGGTGCGGCCAGGCTTGAAGTATCCCGCCGCCGACGAGCTGCGGCTCGCGGACGTGGTTGGCGCGTGAGCGAACCGCGCGCGAGCCGGCTATGGCAACGAAGATCGTTCGTTTCGCCTGATGATCTTCAGCACGAGCAAGCCAATGCCAAGCACCAGGAAGAGAACGCCGAAGAACGTCGTGCCGTCGGATTCGAAGGTCATGCCGACCGCGGTCAGCAGGCATCCGATGATGATTGCGAAGAGCCCGCCGAGCTTCTTGACCAGCAGGACATGTCCGTCACTCGTTTGTGCCACCATGTTAAGCCTCGTCACTTGATATGCGGCCTGTCAGGTCGCGCCCTGGCGCCCATCATCTTCCGTCGCGGACCGCGAGCTATCGTACTCTCGTGCAAGGCGTCTGCAATCTCGCGTTGATCACTTGTCGAACGCGATTTCGGCTTTTTGATTAGAGTTCGACGCAAGCGAGACAGTAGTGCTTACGTACTTGTCGAAAAAGTCCTGCTTCATCGCGCTGTCGCTGGATTCCTCTTGGAGCCGTATGGCTGAGATGCAAAATCGCCCTATGGTTGCAAATTGACTCGTCTCGGACATCGGAATCAACTGGCGCGTAAGCGTCGAGTTCTAGAACGGAGCCGACAGCAGTTGAATCCGTTCTGCGGAGTGCGGCCATGGCGCTACCTCTGGCTGACGAACGAGAGACAGCTTACGTCTCTACAGGTCACTTGCCCGGTCCAGAGACCGTGCAGTCGCTGGTGAACGAGGCGCAGCGGCGATTCAAGTCAATTCATGACGGAACCAACTCACAGGTCTACCCGGCGCTGGCCCGCGTGCCGAGCGAGCTGTTCGGGGTCTGTGTCGTCGGAAACAGCGGGCAGGTCTACGGTGCCGGCGACGTCGAGTACGAATTCTCCATCATGAGCGTGTCAAAACCGTTCCTGTTCGCGCTGGTCTGCGAGACCATCGGGCCGGAAGAGGCGCGCGCCAGGCTCGGTGCGAATGCGACCGGGCTTCCATTCAACTCGCTTGCCGCGATCGAGCAGGGCAGCGGCCGCACCAACCCGATGGTGAATGCCGGTGCGATTGCGACAACCAGCCTCGCACCGGGCGCCAGCGTTGCGGCGCGGTGGGCATTCATCCATGACGGATTGTCGCGCTTCGCAGGTCGTAAGCTGCCTCTCAATGAAGACGTCTATGCGTCAGCGTCGCAGACCAATTTCCGCAACCGCAGCATCGCGCGGCTGCTGGAGAGCTATGACCGCATCTATTGCGACGCAAAGGAAGCGACCGATCTCTACACGCGGCAATGCTCGCTGAACGTCAGCGCGCGGGATCTCGCGGTGATGGGCGCGACGCTCGCCGATGGCGGCGTCAATCCGGTCACGAAGCAGCGCGTGGTCGAAGCCTCGGTCTGCCACTATGCGCTCGCCGTGATGATCACGGCCGGCCTCTACGAGA
This genomic stretch from Bradyrhizobium sp. CCGB12 harbors:
- the glsA gene encoding glutaminase A yields the protein MALPLADERETAYVSTGHLPGPETVQSLVNEAQRRFKSIHDGTNSQVYPALARVPSELFGVCVVGNSGQVYGAGDVEYEFSIMSVSKPFLFALVCETIGPEEARARLGANATGLPFNSLAAIEQGSGRTNPMVNAGAIATTSLAPGASVAARWAFIHDGLSRFAGRKLPLNEDVYASASQTNFRNRSIARLLESYDRIYCDAKEATDLYTRQCSLNVSARDLAVMGATLADGGVNPVTKQRVVEASVCHYALAVMITAGLYETSGDWLYDIGLPGKSGIGGGIVAVSPGKGGFGTFAPPLDAAGNSVRGQLAAKFLSQRLGMDLFVSQPEP